From the Leptotrichia sp. oral taxon 221 genome, one window contains:
- the lpxD gene encoding UDP-3-O-(3-hydroxymyristoyl)glucosamine N-acyltransferase — MYNIKEVAELISGKIVGNENLIFKRLAPFFYATEDELTFAADEKMLKSIDKCTAGAIIVPPLENLPKDRTYIVVEKNPRELMPILLNFFKPKVKPFEKPIEDSAIIDETASVSKINTYIGHNVKIGKNVVIYPNVSIFEGTEIGDGTIVYSNVTIREFSKIGKKCIFQPGAVIGSDGFGYIKVKGDNVKIEQIGHVILEDEVEIGANTCVDRGAIGDTIIKKGTKIDNLVHIAHNDVIGSNCFIIAQVGISGSVEVGDNTTLAGQVGVAGHLKIGNNVVIAAKSGVTNDVPDGKQMSGYPLRDHMDDLRVKMSMGKVPELLKTVRKLKKEIEELKK; from the coding sequence ATGTATAATATAAAAGAAGTTGCAGAATTAATTAGTGGAAAAATAGTTGGAAATGAAAATTTAATTTTTAAAAGATTAGCTCCATTTTTTTATGCGACAGAAGATGAGTTGACTTTTGCAGCAGATGAAAAAATGTTGAAAAGTATTGATAAATGTACTGCTGGTGCAATAATTGTTCCACCGTTGGAAAATTTGCCAAAAGACAGAACGTATATTGTGGTTGAAAAAAATCCGAGAGAATTGATGCCAATTTTGCTTAACTTTTTTAAACCGAAAGTGAAACCATTTGAAAAACCGATAGAAGATTCAGCAATAATTGATGAAACAGCGAGTGTCTCAAAAATTAATACATACATTGGACATAATGTAAAAATTGGGAAAAATGTTGTAATTTATCCAAATGTTTCGATTTTTGAAGGGACAGAAATTGGAGACGGGACAATTGTTTACTCAAATGTTACGATTAGAGAATTTTCTAAGATTGGGAAAAAATGTATTTTTCAGCCAGGTGCAGTTATTGGATCTGATGGATTTGGATACATAAAAGTGAAAGGTGATAATGTGAAAATCGAGCAAATTGGACATGTTATCTTGGAAGATGAAGTGGAAATAGGAGCAAATACTTGTGTTGATAGAGGAGCGATTGGAGATACGATTATAAAAAAAGGTACGAAAATTGATAATTTGGTTCATATTGCTCATAATGATGTGATTGGTTCTAATTGCTTTATTATCGCACAAGTGGGAATTTCTGGAAGCGTGGAAGTTGGAGATAATACGACTCTTGCAGGACAAGTTGGAGTTGCTGGACACTTGAAAATTGGAAATAATGTTGTAATTGCTGCAAAATCAGGTGTTACAAATGATGTTCCTGATGGAAAACAAATGTCAGGATATCCTTTGAGAGACCACATGGACGATTTGAGAGTGAAAATGTCGATGGGAAAAGTGCCTGAATTATTGAAAACTGTAAGAAAATTGAAAAAGGAAATCGAAGAATTGAAAAAATAA
- a CDS encoding DUF4878 domain-containing protein, with the protein MKKILLGMLLLIFAVSCSQKPESTVSKFIDGIKRQKIEETYKKYALDNKSENDLKLEYNNKFQQLFFETLFKNIDYKIEKVHKQDDETSIVTVSVENVDVEKVFLKVYKNMLDSTFSSGNAKSVEDSFKEELESKDVPKSKNETQFIVKKTSNGYKIDVTAENIDVLLGKFNTTFRNLNKLGENDSQQSSTEPNSSNAQLPKSGPNVAPTQVSPNGEINGITKK; encoded by the coding sequence ATGAAAAAAATATTATTAGGAATGTTATTGCTAATTTTCGCAGTTAGTTGTAGTCAAAAACCAGAATCAACAGTTTCAAAATTTATTGATGGTATTAAACGTCAAAAAATTGAAGAAACGTATAAAAAATATGCGTTAGACAATAAATCAGAAAATGATTTAAAATTAGAATACAACAACAAATTTCAACAATTATTTTTTGAAACATTATTCAAAAATATAGATTATAAAATTGAGAAAGTACATAAACAAGATGATGAAACATCAATTGTTACAGTATCTGTAGAAAATGTAGATGTTGAAAAAGTATTTTTGAAAGTTTATAAAAATATGTTAGATAGCACATTTTCTAGCGGAAATGCTAAATCTGTAGAAGACAGTTTCAAAGAAGAATTGGAATCTAAAGATGTTCCAAAATCAAAAAATGAAACACAATTTATTGTTAAGAAAACAAGCAATGGTTACAAAATTGATGTAACAGCAGAAAATATCGATGTATTATTAGGAAAATTCAATACGACATTTAGAAATTTGAATAAATTAGGAGAAAATGATTCACAACAATCATCAACTGAACCAAATTCAAGCAACGCTCAATTGCCAAAATCTGGTCCAAATGTAGCTCCGACTCAAGTTTCTCCAAATGGTGAAATAAACGGTATAACAAAAAAATAA
- a CDS encoding outer membrane protein assembly factor → MKNKIYAFIVAVTLFVSINNISSAAEQQNLKVGKIEFSHLRELPEDYLLSKIPVKSGDDYSNKSMSDIYLALKKLNYVDNVSVIPEINGDTVNLRVEVSEAANASATLQNEERDKALSQKTEFVISKIDIVGTKTISKEELLSGMKIKEGQQFVPKEALNEAQRIFNTGYFATVEPKIDRKADNTVVITYEVKENPDVTGIEITGNTLFTDDQLKQALGIKEGQILNGNLLNPDKNGIIKLYEKNGYATARIESINVGEDGKIKIGMTEGVVQNVTFSKASSKTDDERANPKRANLRTKPYVLERYLEVKPGEVLEGKNIESTMKEMYRTGIFNRIEPNITGSETDPNARNVEFLIEERPTTTINGSISYGTAVGLVGGLKLSDDNFLGRDQQAAINLEASNKGDKTFSIDWFDPWIKNTERVQAGGSAYWRESRDDDADWDELEKVKTIGTRWTIGKGLNKDIYVRASTRLDHKKEIYSGGEVKDSYNLLAITPEFIYDTRDNVSDPTKGLYADLTYEKGKLLGDRRKYDRFEADLRAFHPVIGKKNIMAYRAVWGSTGSGTPDSMRFSVGGAESVRGYEYGAFDGYDQFYASIENRTRFGKNGDVQLVAFFDIGNAWQKESINAAGRRTYSPDRKSAHDFKDLKKGYGVGLRINTPVGPLRFDYGWPMDPEKPGKKKDKGKFYFSFGQSF, encoded by the coding sequence ATGAAAAATAAAATTTACGCATTTATTGTGGCTGTTACTTTATTTGTTTCAATAAATAACATTTCAAGTGCAGCAGAACAACAAAATTTGAAAGTAGGTAAAATAGAGTTTTCACATTTAAGAGAGTTACCAGAAGATTACCTGTTATCAAAAATACCAGTAAAATCAGGTGATGATTATTCAAATAAAAGTATGAGTGACATTTATCTAGCATTGAAAAAATTGAATTATGTTGATAATGTTAGTGTTATTCCAGAAATAAATGGGGATACAGTTAATTTAAGAGTAGAAGTAAGTGAGGCGGCAAATGCTTCAGCTACTCTTCAAAATGAAGAAAGAGACAAAGCATTAAGTCAAAAAACAGAGTTTGTTATTTCTAAAATTGATATAGTTGGAACTAAAACTATTTCTAAAGAAGAATTATTAAGTGGAATGAAAATTAAAGAAGGTCAACAATTTGTACCTAAAGAAGCACTTAATGAAGCTCAAAGAATCTTTAATACAGGTTATTTTGCAACTGTTGAACCAAAAATAGATAGAAAAGCTGATAATACAGTTGTTATCACATATGAAGTGAAAGAAAATCCAGATGTAACAGGAATTGAAATTACAGGAAATACATTATTCACTGATGATCAATTAAAACAAGCATTAGGAATTAAAGAAGGACAAATTTTAAATGGTAATTTATTGAATCCTGATAAAAATGGAATTATAAAATTATATGAAAAAAATGGTTATGCAACAGCAAGAATCGAATCTATCAATGTTGGAGAAGATGGAAAAATAAAAATAGGAATGACTGAAGGAGTTGTTCAAAATGTAACATTCTCTAAAGCTTCAAGTAAAACAGATGACGAAAGAGCAAATCCAAAAAGAGCTAATTTAAGAACAAAACCATACGTTCTTGAAAGATATTTGGAAGTAAAACCTGGAGAAGTTTTAGAAGGTAAAAATATTGAGTCAACAATGAAAGAAATGTATAGAACGGGTATCTTTAATAGAATAGAGCCTAACATAACAGGAAGTGAAACAGATCCAAATGCAAGAAATGTAGAGTTCTTAATCGAAGAAAGACCAACGACTACAATTAACGGAAGTATTTCTTATGGAACTGCAGTTGGATTAGTTGGAGGACTTAAATTATCTGATGATAATTTCTTAGGAAGAGACCAACAAGCGGCTATTAACTTAGAAGCATCAAATAAAGGGGACAAAACATTCTCAATAGACTGGTTTGATCCTTGGATTAAAAATACTGAAAGAGTTCAAGCAGGAGGTTCGGCTTACTGGAGAGAATCTAGAGATGACGATGCTGACTGGGATGAATTAGAAAAAGTAAAAACTATTGGTACAAGATGGACAATAGGTAAAGGTTTAAACAAAGATATTTATGTAAGAGCTTCAACTAGATTAGATCATAAAAAAGAAATCTATTCTGGTGGAGAGGTTAAAGATAGTTATAACTTATTAGCAATAACTCCAGAATTTATTTATGATACTAGAGATAATGTAAGTGATCCAACAAAAGGACTTTATGCTGATTTGACATATGAAAAAGGGAAATTATTAGGTGATCGTAGAAAATACGATAGATTTGAAGCTGATTTAAGAGCATTCCACCCAGTAATAGGTAAGAAAAATATAATGGCATATAGAGCAGTTTGGGGATCAACAGGAAGTGGAACTCCAGATTCTATGAGATTTAGTGTTGGTGGAGCAGAATCAGTTCGTGGATATGAATATGGAGCATTTGACGGATACGATCAATTTTATGCAAGTATTGAAAATAGAACAAGATTTGGTAAAAATGGTGACGTTCAATTAGTTGCATTCTTTGATATAGGAAATGCTTGGCAAAAAGAAAGCATAAATGCTGCAGGAAGAAGAACATATTCGCCAGACAGAAAAAGTGCACATGATTTCAAAGACTTGAAAAAAGGATATGGAGTAGGACTTAGAATAAATACACCAGTTGGTCCATTAAGATTTGATTACGGTTGGCCAATGGATCCTGAAAAACCAGGTAAGAAAAAAGATAAAGGTAAATTCTACTTTAGCTTTGGACAATCATTCTAA
- a CDS encoding ParB/RepB/Spo0J family partition protein gives MKLLNLKIDKIVRNKNQPRKNFDIEKLEELKNSIKNNGLIQPIVVRKLKSNKYEIIAGERRYRACKELGMSEISALEVQANDSKSYEFSVLENIQRENLNPIEEAESYLMLMEVYGYNQEKLAEKLGKTRSSVSNKLRILKLPFSVKEMVRAGEISFGHSRTLLGLRDESQIEEMAQKVKNEKVSVRELERMIRNLSQKNNKKKYNNNEKCGKIEPENSEKEFIEDRLREFFETQVKIIGNLDSSGKIQIDFSDYEELKRIIELMKISF, from the coding sequence ATGAAATTATTAAATTTGAAAATAGATAAAATTGTTAGGAATAAAAATCAACCGAGGAAAAATTTTGATATTGAAAAATTAGAAGAATTAAAAAATTCAATAAAAAATAATGGTTTGATTCAGCCGATAGTTGTTAGAAAATTGAAGAGTAATAAATATGAGATTATTGCTGGAGAAAGACGGTACAGAGCTTGTAAGGAATTGGGAATGAGTGAGATTTCAGCATTGGAAGTACAGGCAAATGATTCAAAAAGTTATGAATTTTCTGTTTTAGAGAATATTCAACGAGAAAATTTAAATCCGATTGAAGAAGCTGAATCGTATTTGATGTTGATGGAAGTTTATGGGTATAATCAAGAGAAATTGGCAGAAAAGCTAGGAAAAACGAGGTCATCGGTTTCTAATAAATTGAGAATTTTGAAATTGCCGTTTTCTGTGAAGGAAATGGTTAGAGCTGGAGAAATTTCTTTTGGACATTCGAGAACACTTCTGGGGCTTAGAGATGAATCTCAAATTGAAGAAATGGCTCAAAAAGTGAAGAATGAGAAAGTATCTGTAAGAGAATTGGAAAGAATGATAAGAAATCTTTCACAAAAAAATAATAAAAAAAAATATAATAATAATGAAAAATGTGGTAAAATAGAACCTGAAAATTCTGAAAAAGAATTTATCGAGGATAGATTGAGAGAATTTTTTGAAACACAAGTAAAAATAATAGGCAATTTAGATTCAAGTGGTAAAATACAAATAGATTTTTCAGATTATGAGGAATTGAAGAGGATAATAGAATTGATGAAAATTTCTTTCTAA
- a CDS encoding translocation/assembly module TamB domain-containing protein has protein sequence MKYVRRGLYIFIPLLLCLFALRAYISTNNFRDLLTNILKNSGLNVTFEKVELQGFNKLKIDNLIVRDIHGNVFINSKKTTANINLLVPSRLNRIDVYDATVNIERQKNNHMNVFDIMKPSNKKNPIDRASRLGKLYIHNTTVNYSDVSYAKKIEKTLNKVNGFLESAKSRGFTLEAKGSNGNEVLGIKLRNPIKRVQNFWSIFNKKKNNDEKEKHFEMTLDFKNVKITELLGQYVPLDMIKAKSGILDGRLFLSNKNPKKETIPVGNLKITNGTVWYEDIEGDIKNVDATVILSKDKNTVDAKTKLKNRPVTFKLSQDRPKEKLKIKLTADKLPYSEINRYKIIKEFKVDAIGNVTADLDIDVDLKTKNALLNGIFSSENIKLANYNFRNVKTKMKLDTKEKIVVLDNTKFNFDETISGFKVKADAVIPKFTYNTNTKIGSGNYILTNRGSDFSIKEIAGTALINSENIITSNFNSKEVSGNFRINPKLMEMVVNAKSNQNFDVIYQKQKYTLKPKIENLKLAFKNKNILQSGRIKTDLKIQNKYVDNINADVIVHNGNYDINALVTTGGEIFRVAGKTTSDMKHNYTVELKDKNKILDVAKLLKNYKVDIKGLETARLPIKLVKLNIFGDSNKISGDYEISSAYGRFIVEYEELHAKGKIHDLQKMDLDMSAKMKELWVKYQRFKEVSTHLVIKDNVVNIEKLGNDRQLVANGKYNLKTGNMHINSKLNNYVVYNTVKPELNLYINNANLTLNGKMDNLSGKIIVPDSRTTINDKNIGETQIYADIKNSVINLTDVRLRKNNLTGTYNLKTGIADMVLNLDEENVPYLIDVPDLKFGAISKLKLKGDLNKFNLAGFIDLNNVNYKGYNIPGVKTIIEYADGNIDKLLNYGTLDIKDFRFIGDNQETLFQTNTKVDLANTHFNYKLENQKFALDSVEDLKNKGYSGDINLNFSLTGKPNNFNAILGIGADDVTLSGFHVKDLVIDASASNKLLNIGQISLEYEDNPLVINGYLQYEPMKYNLHANAENFNLSFLGLDPNIKTAEGILNMDMTLTNAATSGKIDLVNFSYITKDGLTNAQNINAKIDVANNKLQINRLDGGFNGGTFIVDGNMDIPTIPGDFMKTKHLELGKIDIDANLDKLGLRYGNDIDYALTGKVNLTEDFLSGNLKVDSADIRGIPNFGGNEEENLTESQKIQKLKDKTIAEGIIEGVIDKILKQYTVGLDVQMGRNVKVDIPSMSLVKNIKSKVDGGAKIRYENGAIGMDGTFSLRDGKFYLNGNRFKIDSGEIRFISKDGVTLLSDPFVIITASTTVKGEKIEVDVSGNVSSPQMAFSSSSGKTKEEILSLLAFKTVVGNNSNNHDDTSLNHKNNTDDGVVVVGSLVNTALNELIFSSVTGKIGESLGLSNFSISTDVDKSKTGQYRAATTLYVQDNLYKDKLFWNLEVKFPFQVTKDTNGGNSSSLPVGYNAWLNYNFNKSLELKVGGETINQKSTNANMKSGTKGNYYIGVDFSTRGHSLGEILKRMFKKKKLETLKK, from the coding sequence TTGAAGTACGTACGAAGGGGATTATATATTTTTATTCCACTTTTATTATGTCTATTTGCTTTAAGAGCGTATATTTCTACAAATAATTTTCGTGATTTATTAACAAATATCTTAAAAAATTCAGGGTTAAATGTTACTTTTGAAAAAGTTGAGTTGCAAGGCTTTAACAAATTAAAGATTGATAATTTGATTGTAAGAGATATTCACGGAAACGTTTTTATTAATTCGAAGAAAACGACTGCAAATATAAATTTGTTAGTTCCGTCGAGATTGAATAGGATAGATGTTTATGATGCGACTGTTAATATTGAGAGACAAAAAAATAATCATATGAATGTTTTTGATATTATGAAACCTTCGAATAAGAAAAATCCTATTGATAGAGCGAGTAGATTGGGAAAATTGTATATTCACAATACTACTGTAAATTATTCGGATGTGAGTTATGCAAAAAAAATAGAAAAAACATTGAATAAAGTTAACGGTTTTTTGGAATCTGCAAAATCACGTGGTTTTACTTTAGAAGCGAAAGGAAGTAATGGCAACGAGGTTTTAGGTATAAAATTAAGAAATCCAATAAAAAGAGTTCAAAATTTTTGGTCAATTTTTAATAAGAAAAAAAATAATGATGAAAAAGAGAAACATTTTGAAATGACACTGGATTTTAAAAATGTAAAAATAACAGAATTATTAGGTCAATATGTTCCTTTGGATATGATTAAAGCTAAATCAGGGATTTTAGATGGGAGATTATTTTTATCTAACAAAAATCCTAAAAAAGAGACGATTCCAGTAGGAAATTTAAAGATAACTAATGGTACTGTTTGGTATGAAGATATTGAAGGTGACATTAAAAATGTTGATGCGACTGTAATTTTATCAAAAGACAAAAATACAGTTGATGCAAAAACAAAATTAAAAAATCGACCAGTGACTTTCAAATTAAGTCAAGATAGACCAAAAGAAAAATTGAAAATAAAGTTAACGGCGGATAAATTACCGTATTCAGAAATTAATCGTTATAAGATTATTAAAGAATTTAAGGTTGATGCGATTGGAAATGTGACTGCAGATCTTGATATTGACGTTGATTTGAAAACAAAAAATGCATTATTAAATGGTATTTTTTCTTCAGAAAATATTAAACTTGCAAACTATAATTTTAGAAATGTGAAAACTAAAATGAAATTAGATACAAAAGAAAAAATTGTAGTTTTAGATAATACCAAATTTAATTTTGATGAGACAATTTCTGGATTTAAGGTTAAAGCTGATGCTGTGATTCCGAAATTCACATATAATACGAACACTAAAATTGGTTCAGGAAATTATATTTTGACAAATAGAGGATCAGATTTTAGTATAAAAGAAATCGCAGGGACAGCATTAATCAATAGTGAAAATATCATAACAAGTAATTTTAATTCAAAAGAAGTGTCAGGAAATTTTAGAATAAATCCAAAATTAATGGAGATGGTTGTTAACGCAAAAAGTAATCAAAATTTTGATGTTATTTACCAAAAACAGAAATATACTTTGAAGCCAAAAATAGAGAATTTAAAATTGGCGTTTAAAAATAAAAATATTTTACAATCTGGAAGAATAAAAACAGATTTAAAAATACAAAATAAATATGTTGACAATATAAATGCTGATGTGATAGTGCATAATGGAAATTATGATATAAATGCACTTGTAACAACAGGAGGCGAAATATTTAGAGTTGCTGGAAAAACAACTAGCGACATGAAACATAATTATACAGTTGAATTGAAGGATAAAAATAAAATTCTAGATGTTGCAAAATTATTGAAAAATTATAAAGTTGACATTAAAGGATTGGAAACTGCGAGATTACCGATAAAACTGGTTAAATTGAATATTTTTGGAGATAGTAACAAGATTTCTGGAGATTATGAAATTTCAAGTGCATATGGTCGATTTATTGTTGAGTATGAGGAACTTCATGCAAAAGGTAAAATTCATGATTTACAAAAAATGGATTTGGATATGAGTGCAAAAATGAAAGAATTGTGGGTAAAATACCAAAGATTTAAAGAAGTTTCGACACATTTAGTGATAAAAGACAATGTTGTAAATATTGAAAAATTAGGTAATGACAGACAATTAGTTGCAAACGGAAAATATAATTTGAAAACAGGTAATATGCATATTAATTCAAAATTAAATAATTATGTTGTATATAACACTGTAAAACCAGAGTTAAATCTTTATATAAATAATGCAAATTTAACTTTAAATGGAAAAATGGACAATTTATCTGGAAAAATAATCGTACCAGATTCTAGAACAACAATAAATGATAAAAATATTGGTGAAACACAAATATATGCAGATATTAAAAATAGTGTTATTAATTTGACAGATGTTAGATTAAGAAAAAATAATTTAACGGGAACATATAATTTAAAAACAGGAATTGCAGATATGGTGTTGAATTTGGATGAAGAAAATGTTCCATACTTAATTGATGTACCAGATTTGAAATTTGGAGCGATTTCTAAGTTGAAGTTAAAAGGAGACTTGAATAAATTTAATTTAGCAGGATTTATAGATTTAAACAATGTAAATTACAAAGGTTATAATATACCAGGTGTTAAAACAATTATAGAATATGCAGACGGTAATATCGATAAATTATTGAATTACGGAACGTTAGATATAAAAGACTTTAGATTTATTGGGGATAATCAAGAAACTTTATTCCAAACAAATACAAAAGTTGATTTAGCGAATACGCATTTTAACTATAAATTAGAAAATCAAAAATTTGCGTTGGATTCGGTGGAAGACTTGAAAAATAAAGGATATAGTGGAGACATAAACTTGAATTTTTCACTTACAGGAAAACCTAACAATTTCAATGCGATACTTGGAATAGGTGCAGACGACGTTACATTAAGTGGATTCCATGTAAAAGATCTTGTCATCGATGCGTCAGCTAGTAATAAATTGTTGAATATTGGACAAATTTCGTTGGAATACGAAGACAATCCATTAGTAATAAATGGATACCTTCAATACGAACCAATGAAATACAATTTACACGCAAATGCAGAAAACTTTAATTTGTCATTCTTAGGATTAGATCCAAATATTAAGACAGCAGAAGGTATACTTAATATGGATATGACTTTGACAAATGCAGCAACATCAGGTAAAATTGATCTTGTAAACTTTAGTTATATAACTAAAGATGGCTTGACAAATGCTCAAAACATAAACGCTAAAATCGACGTAGCTAATAACAAATTACAAATTAATCGTCTTGATGGTGGATTTAATGGCGGAACATTCATTGTCGACGGGAATATGGATATACCAACAATTCCTGGTGATTTTATGAAAACAAAACATCTAGAATTAGGAAAAATCGATATAGATGCAAATTTGGATAAATTGGGATTGAGATACGGAAATGATATAGATTATGCATTAACAGGAAAAGTTAATCTTACAGAAGATTTCTTATCAGGAAATTTAAAAGTTGATAGTGCAGATATCAGAGGAATTCCAAATTTTGGTGGAAATGAAGAAGAGAATTTGACTGAAAGCCAAAAAATTCAAAAATTAAAAGATAAAACAATTGCAGAAGGAATAATTGAGGGAGTAATTGATAAAATATTAAAACAATACACTGTTGGTTTAGATGTACAAATGGGAAGAAATGTAAAAGTTGATATTCCAAGTATGAGTTTAGTGAAAAATATTAAAAGTAAAGTTGACGGTGGAGCAAAGATTAGATACGAAAATGGAGCAATTGGAATGGATGGAACATTCTCACTTAGAGATGGTAAATTTTACTTAAATGGTAATAGATTTAAAATTGATAGTGGGGAAATAAGATTTATTTCAAAAGATGGAGTTACATTATTGAGTGATCCATTTGTAATAATCACAGCTTCAACTACTGTAAAAGGAGAGAAAATTGAAGTGGATGTAAGCGGAAATGTAAGTAGTCCACAAATGGCATTTAGCTCTTCGTCAGGAAAAACGAAAGAAGAAATTTTATCATTGTTAGCATTTAAGACAGTAGTCGGAAACAACAGTAATAATCACGATGATACATCATTAAATCATAAAAATAATACAGATGATGGAGTAGTTGTGGTAGGTTCTTTAGTAAATACTGCATTAAATGAGTTGATTTTTTCGTCAGTAACTGGTAAAATTGGAGAGAGCTTAGGTTTATCGAATTTTTCAATTTCAACAGATGTTGATAAATCAAAAACTGGACAATATAGAGCAGCGACTACTTTATACGTTCAAGATAATTTATATAAAGATAAATTATTCTGGAATTTAGAAGTTAAATTTCCATTCCAAGTAACTAAAGATACTAACGGAGGAAATAGTAGTTCACTTCCAGTTGGCTATAATGCATGGTTAAATTATAATTTTAACAAATCATTAGAGTTAAAAGTTGGAGGAGAAACTATAAATCAAAAGAGTACCAATGCAAATATGAAATCAGGTACAAAAGGAAATTACTATATTGGAGTTGATTTCTCAACAAGGGGTCATTCCTTAGGCGAAATTTTAAAAAGAATGTTTAAGAAAAAGAAATTGGAAACATTAAAAAAATAG